The following coding sequences are from one bacterium SCSIO 12741 window:
- a CDS encoding S46 family peptidase, translated as MRRIALLLVVVLAGQVSVAKEGMWIPTLIKNLVESDMQSMGMKLTAEDIYAFNKSSLKDAVVHFGGGCTAEMISDEGLLLTNHHCGYSQIQSHSSVEKDYLTNGFWAMSRDQELKNPGLTATFIVRIEEVTESALEGVRDAMPEAERQKMIAENIKKIGAQATEGTHYDYIIRPFYYGNQYYLFVTETFKDVRLVGAPPSSIGKFGFDTDNWVWPRHTGDFSMFRIYAGKDNKPAEVSDENVPYRPKHSFPISMSGVKQGDFTMIYGFPGRTSEYLTSYAVEYVMKKQNPNRIKMRDMSLEIIGKSMASSPKIRIQYAAKQSRISNAWKKWKGQSLGLERNNAIQKKLEIEAKFTANANMSITQYGTKYTSLLPQFKGIYEEIEPYTFARDMFIEVWYYGPEILRYSAGFNQLNPEKLGEEGDYQAKVDKLIKGSKRFFKNYHQPTDKKLFATMLKQYFDVIDPKLRQSVYEETIMKEFDGDFEAYADRIFSKSIFASEESAIAFLEKYKGEKSFKKIQKDPAYVLAMNLYNGYLQKVKPDYARLNNELELLNRTYMEGLMTLLPNEKKYYPDANSTLRVAYGKVQGYNGPDAVVYSHFTTTEGIMAKRDTTIEFTVPDKLAELIDNKDYGKYADADGKMHVCFIASNHTTGGNSGSPALNSSGELIGLNFDRTWESTMSDIMFDPNICRNIMVDIRYVLFIVDKYAGAGHLVDEMKLVNQ; from the coding sequence ATGAGAAGAATTGCCTTGTTGCTCGTAGTAGTGCTGGCCGGTCAGGTATCGGTGGCCAAGGAAGGGATGTGGATCCCTACATTGATTAAGAATTTGGTGGAATCAGACATGCAGAGCATGGGCATGAAACTCACCGCTGAAGACATTTACGCCTTCAACAAATCCAGTCTTAAGGATGCCGTTGTTCATTTTGGGGGAGGATGTACCGCTGAAATGATATCTGATGAAGGATTGTTATTGACTAACCACCACTGTGGCTACTCGCAAATTCAATCTCATAGTTCCGTTGAAAAGGATTACCTGACCAATGGTTTTTGGGCCATGAGTCGTGATCAGGAATTGAAAAATCCAGGGTTAACGGCCACTTTTATCGTTCGTATCGAAGAAGTAACCGAATCGGCATTGGAAGGGGTGAGAGACGCCATGCCAGAGGCTGAAAGACAAAAAATGATTGCCGAAAACATCAAGAAGATTGGTGCCCAGGCAACGGAAGGAACCCACTACGATTACATCATTCGTCCGTTTTACTACGGAAATCAATACTACCTGTTTGTAACCGAAACCTTCAAGGATGTTCGTTTGGTTGGTGCTCCGCCATCATCCATCGGAAAATTTGGTTTTGATACCGACAACTGGGTTTGGCCAAGACACACGGGAGATTTTTCCATGTTCAGAATCTACGCTGGAAAAGACAACAAGCCAGCCGAAGTATCAGATGAAAATGTGCCTTACCGTCCAAAGCATTCTTTCCCAATTTCCATGTCTGGGGTGAAGCAAGGTGATTTTACCATGATTTATGGATTCCCAGGGCGCACATCGGAGTACTTGACTTCTTATGCAGTGGAATACGTGATGAAGAAGCAGAATCCCAATCGCATTAAAATGCGTGACATGTCATTGGAGATCATTGGAAAATCCATGGCATCCAGTCCAAAGATTCGTATTCAGTACGCGGCAAAGCAATCTCGCATTAGCAACGCCTGGAAAAAGTGGAAAGGTCAAAGCCTTGGGTTGGAAAGAAACAACGCCATCCAAAAGAAGTTGGAAATCGAGGCGAAATTTACGGCCAATGCCAACATGAGTATTACCCAATACGGAACGAAGTACACATCCTTATTACCCCAATTCAAGGGTATTTATGAGGAAATTGAGCCTTACACCTTTGCCCGCGACATGTTTATTGAGGTTTGGTACTATGGACCAGAAATTCTTCGCTATTCAGCAGGTTTTAATCAATTGAATCCTGAGAAACTGGGAGAAGAAGGTGACTACCAGGCCAAAGTGGATAAGCTGATAAAAGGGAGTAAGCGATTCTTTAAAAACTACCATCAGCCAACGGATAAGAAGTTGTTTGCTACCATGCTGAAGCAATACTTCGATGTGATTGACCCTAAGTTGAGGCAATCGGTTTACGAAGAGACCATCATGAAAGAATTTGATGGAGACTTTGAAGCTTATGCAGATCGTATTTTTTCGAAGTCCATTTTTGCTTCCGAAGAAAGTGCTATTGCCTTTCTGGAAAAATACAAAGGCGAAAAAAGCTTCAAGAAAATTCAAAAAGATCCGGCTTACGTGTTAGCCATGAATCTGTACAATGGTTACCTGCAAAAGGTAAAGCCAGACTATGCACGATTGAACAACGAGTTGGAGCTACTCAACCGCACCTATATGGAAGGACTGATGACACTTTTACCCAATGAGAAAAAGTACTATCCAGATGCGAATTCAACGCTGCGTGTTGCTTACGGAAAAGTTCAGGGATACAACGGTCCTGATGCAGTTGTATACAGCCACTTTACCACCACTGAAGGTATTATGGCTAAAAGAGACACCACCATCGAGTTTACCGTTCCAGATAAGCTGGCCGAGTTGATCGATAACAAGGACTACGGCAAGTATGCTGATGCCGATGGAAAGATGCACGTTTGCTTTATTGCCTCTAACCACACTACGGGTGGAAACTCAGGGAGCCCAGCCTTGAATAGTAGTGGAGAATTGATTGGTTTGAACTTCGACCGCACCTGGGAAAGCACCATGAGTGACATTATGTTTGATCCCAATATTTGCCGCAATATTATGGTGGATATCCGCTATGTGTTGTTCATTGTGGACAAGTATGCCGGTGCCGGACATTTGGTTGACGAAATGAAGCTGGTGAATCAATAG
- a CDS encoding response regulator transcription factor → MTETTPNILLVEDDNSLGFVIKDNLEEQGYKVKLVRDGQAGFEAFYQQAYDLCLLDVMLPKKDGFRLATEIRNLNQNVPIIFLTAKSMMEDKIQGFSSGGDDYLTKPFAIEELLARMEAVLKRTQKRPDQRTQTISKESYPLGEITFNYKNLSLATPSGERSLTRKEADLLRLLCIHQNQVLEREVALKLIWGENDYFLGRSMDVFITRLRKYLADDKRIEIQNVHGVGFRLTLPEA, encoded by the coding sequence ATGACTGAAACTACGCCAAATATATTGTTGGTTGAAGATGATAACAGCCTTGGGTTTGTCATTAAAGACAACCTGGAAGAACAGGGCTATAAAGTAAAGCTCGTACGAGATGGCCAGGCCGGGTTTGAAGCCTTCTATCAACAAGCTTACGACCTTTGCCTGCTGGACGTTATGCTGCCGAAGAAAGATGGTTTTCGCCTGGCTACTGAAATTAGAAACTTAAACCAGAATGTGCCCATCATTTTTCTCACGGCCAAATCGATGATGGAAGATAAAATTCAAGGATTTTCATCTGGAGGAGATGATTACCTGACCAAACCATTCGCCATTGAAGAACTTTTGGCCCGAATGGAAGCCGTGCTAAAAAGAACCCAAAAACGCCCGGATCAGCGAACCCAAACAATCAGCAAAGAATCTTATCCCCTTGGGGAAATTACCTTCAACTACAAAAACCTGTCATTGGCCACACCTTCTGGTGAGCGCAGCCTTACACGCAAGGAAGCTGATTTACTTCGATTGCTATGCATTCACCAAAATCAAGTTCTGGAACGAGAGGTAGCCTTAAAACTCATTTGGGGCGAAAACGATTACTTCCTGGGGCGCAGTATGGACGTATTCATTACCCGTTTGAGAAAATACCTGGCGGACGACAAAAGAATTGAAATTCAAAATGTTCACGGTGTAGGATTTCGCCTCACATTGCCTGAAGCCTAA
- a CDS encoding FixH family protein, with the protein MKKLSTYTLLSACLLALTFSFTSCKKEGCTDAQATNYDEKAKDDDGSCQYDTPPTTSTMPVTTDLTEVGKGYAVGAETEIKVYAKEALFNGYNYLYIATFDSASGKWMNDGHVTLEPVMDMGHMSHGTPVENPSSSTPDSKTGLYAAQVVFVMPSMGGTWMLKVHYHNHDNGKEGEAMIPITVASASNRLVQSFVAADDSSRIFVSYVLPSAPMVGVNDMEVTAHYRKNMMEHEALTDLEIEITPDMPSMGHGSPNNVHPTHTSQGHYVGKVNYTMTGLWRITLVVKRNGQVIGENIWFEYTL; encoded by the coding sequence ATGAAAAAATTAAGCACCTATACCTTATTATCAGCTTGTTTGCTGGCCCTAACATTTTCTTTCACTTCTTGCAAAAAAGAAGGTTGCACTGACGCTCAGGCAACGAATTACGACGAAAAAGCCAAAGATGATGACGGCAGTTGTCAATACGATACACCTCCAACAACTTCCACCATGCCCGTTACCACAGATTTAACGGAAGTTGGAAAAGGATATGCCGTTGGCGCTGAAACAGAGATTAAGGTATATGCCAAAGAAGCTTTGTTTAATGGATATAACTACCTCTATATAGCCACCTTCGATTCTGCCTCTGGAAAATGGATGAATGACGGACACGTTACCTTGGAACCAGTGATGGACATGGGGCACATGTCTCATGGAACACCAGTAGAAAATCCAAGTTCTTCTACCCCTGATAGTAAGACTGGACTCTATGCAGCTCAAGTAGTGTTTGTGATGCCGAGCATGGGTGGAACCTGGATGTTGAAGGTACACTACCACAACCACGACAATGGTAAAGAGGGAGAGGCTATGATTCCTATTACCGTGGCCAGTGCAAGTAATCGTTTGGTACAATCATTTGTAGCAGCAGACGACTCCAGCCGCATTTTCGTCAGCTATGTACTTCCTTCTGCACCCATGGTGGGCGTAAATGATATGGAAGTCACAGCCCATTACCGCAAAAACATGATGGAGCACGAAGCACTTACCGATTTGGAAATTGAAATCACTCCTGATATGCCATCTATGGGGCATGGTTCTCCGAACAACGTGCACCCAACACATACGTCTCAAGGGCACTATGTGGGTAAGGTAAACTACACCATGACTGGCTTGTGGCGAATCACTTTGGTGGTTAAGCGTAATGGCCAGGTAATTGGCGAGAATATTTGGTTCGAATACACCTTGTAG
- a CDS encoding T9SS type A sorting domain-containing protein, which produces MRTGKLEIFTIMLLYLVQLVLGIQQFEDQQNDYLTTHISGGMSQSELREQWEHQMLADPATGELPAGIRQKELNHLANMPKEATGLRGGNPWVAAGPRNIGGRGRALAYDLSNPKVLIAGTSSGGVFRSTDEGKSWKKVTTQDQNLSISSLAQNPEPGKQHIWYMGTGEARGGSQGGISGSAAYGGNGVYRSDDSAKTWTALPALINSSPQLVDSTDLIWRLVVSGDPATRGVYFASQSAIYRSTNEGQSWTKVLGGPIATGRSVDLAVAANGVLYATFDNNDLTVRGIFRSADGVTWTNITPSGFPGTYQRLIIAPDPSRPDVVYFLGNTPGSGQRGYNFQGGSEDHSLYKYTYLSGTGAGAGGKWDNRSQNLPVGPNRFDDYISQGSYCIDIAVSPHDTDVVIIGGTNLYISTDAFKSDQNTSYAGGYGETTDLPDFQTYPNHHPDLQKIIYSPSDSKTCLTFSDGGIHLTRDLYQSSVVWESLNNYLLATQFYTLAISPDSGSKWMMGGTQDNGTLLSTNGDIHVDWTMPWSYDGAGCAFSNVEPFLYASKQLDGIVKVYVNSKGERISWNRIDPVGGSGYLFINPLLLDPTDNKIMYLPAGNRLWVNDDVTVFDTLKDPDPKTTNWRVGVGSGISGTLTAIDASVSPAHVVYLGTSGKNIYRVEDANGMSPTLTNVTNNINAAGYVADVSVDPRDADKVIVVYSNYNTYSVFYTENGGQLWQNISGNLEGQTPPGVPPNLGHINDGPSCRSAQIVPVEDGTLYLVGTSIGLFASLELDSMQTEWVQVSPDVIGNQVVVDIKHRMSDGFTAIATHGAGAFYTTLKTIGDLTGLEERNVAEEAQLKVFPNPAQSHFEVSITGVETTDGQFVLSDLNGRIIEQIPTSEGPETRQKARFNCSTLPSGLYLVTFFTPETKISKRIKVQ; this is translated from the coding sequence ATGCGCACAGGCAAACTCGAAATTTTTACCATTATGCTGCTCTATCTGGTGCAGCTGGTATTAGGAATCCAACAATTTGAGGATCAACAAAACGATTATTTGACGACCCACATCAGTGGAGGAATGAGTCAATCCGAATTAAGGGAGCAATGGGAGCACCAAATGCTTGCCGATCCGGCAACAGGAGAACTGCCTGCCGGTATTCGACAAAAGGAGCTCAACCACCTGGCCAATATGCCTAAAGAGGCTACGGGTCTGAGAGGAGGAAATCCCTGGGTTGCAGCTGGTCCTCGCAATATTGGTGGACGAGGAAGAGCCCTGGCCTATGACCTAAGCAATCCGAAAGTACTGATAGCCGGTACTTCTTCCGGTGGTGTATTTCGCAGCACAGATGAAGGAAAAAGCTGGAAAAAGGTGACCACTCAGGATCAAAACCTGAGTATTTCATCCCTGGCTCAAAACCCGGAACCAGGTAAACAACATATCTGGTACATGGGTACTGGTGAAGCTCGTGGAGGTTCTCAAGGAGGGATTAGTGGTTCAGCTGCCTATGGAGGAAACGGCGTTTATCGTTCCGATGACAGCGCCAAAACCTGGACAGCCTTACCTGCTTTGATCAATTCTTCTCCTCAATTGGTGGATTCTACCGATTTGATTTGGAGATTGGTTGTTTCAGGTGACCCAGCTACAAGAGGCGTGTATTTTGCTTCACAATCGGCGATTTACCGAAGTACAAATGAAGGCCAATCCTGGACAAAAGTTCTGGGCGGCCCGATTGCTACCGGACGTTCAGTCGATCTGGCAGTAGCCGCCAATGGAGTGCTTTACGCTACTTTCGACAACAACGACCTTACGGTTCGTGGAATTTTTAGATCGGCAGATGGAGTTACCTGGACCAACATCACTCCAAGTGGTTTTCCGGGTACCTATCAGCGCCTGATTATTGCACCAGACCCAAGTAGACCTGACGTGGTTTATTTCTTGGGAAATACTCCGGGAAGTGGTCAAAGGGGGTACAATTTTCAAGGTGGAAGCGAAGACCACTCTCTTTACAAATACACCTACTTATCTGGAACGGGAGCAGGAGCTGGTGGAAAATGGGACAACCGGAGCCAAAACCTTCCTGTGGGCCCCAATCGTTTTGACGATTACATATCTCAAGGCTCTTACTGTATCGACATTGCCGTTTCGCCTCACGATACCGATGTGGTGATTATTGGAGGTACCAACCTTTATATCTCCACCGATGCTTTTAAATCCGATCAAAACACCTCTTACGCTGGTGGTTATGGAGAAACTACCGATTTGCCCGATTTTCAAACTTACCCGAATCACCACCCTGATCTCCAGAAAATCATTTACTCTCCCAGCGACTCCAAAACCTGTCTAACTTTCTCAGATGGCGGAATTCACTTGACCCGTGATTTGTATCAATCCTCAGTAGTGTGGGAATCCTTGAACAATTACTTACTCGCCACCCAATTCTACACCTTGGCCATTTCGCCCGACTCGGGATCCAAATGGATGATGGGGGGAACCCAGGATAACGGAACCCTACTTTCAACGAATGGGGATATTCATGTGGACTGGACCATGCCCTGGTCTTATGATGGTGCCGGGTGCGCCTTTAGTAATGTGGAGCCCTTTCTCTATGCTTCCAAACAATTGGACGGAATCGTAAAAGTTTATGTCAATTCCAAAGGAGAGCGTATATCCTGGAATCGCATTGATCCTGTTGGCGGATCTGGTTACTTGTTTATCAATCCACTTCTGTTGGATCCAACAGACAACAAAATCATGTACCTACCTGCAGGAAATCGACTGTGGGTGAATGATGACGTTACCGTATTTGACACCCTAAAAGATCCTGATCCGAAAACAACGAACTGGCGCGTAGGAGTTGGTTCTGGAATTTCAGGAACACTCACCGCAATCGACGCTTCGGTTTCTCCGGCCCATGTAGTTTACCTGGGTACTTCAGGAAAGAACATTTACCGCGTTGAGGATGCAAACGGCATGTCTCCCACTCTAACCAATGTAACCAACAATATCAATGCAGCCGGATATGTAGCGGACGTAAGTGTGGACCCAAGAGATGCAGACAAGGTAATCGTGGTCTACTCCAATTACAACACTTATAGCGTTTTCTATACTGAAAATGGTGGACAACTTTGGCAAAACATTAGTGGAAATCTGGAAGGTCAAACGCCTCCGGGAGTTCCACCCAATTTGGGACACATTAATGATGGTCCCTCCTGCCGTTCTGCTCAGATTGTTCCGGTAGAAGACGGCACCCTCTATTTAGTGGGTACAAGCATTGGACTTTTCGCTTCCTTGGAGTTGGACAGCATGCAAACCGAGTGGGTTCAGGTTTCACCTGATGTGATCGGTAATCAGGTAGTAGTGGATATCAAACACCGCATGTCCGATGGCTTTACCGCAATTGCCACCCATGGTGCCGGTGCATTCTACACCACTTTGAAAACCATTGGAGATTTAACTGGATTGGAAGAAAGAAATGTAGCCGAAGAGGCTCAATTGAAAGTTTTCCCAAATCCAGCACAGAGCCATTTCGAAGTTTCCATCACTGGTGTTGAAACCACAGATGGTCAGTTTGTATTGAGTGATTTGAATGGAAGAATAATCGAACAAATACCTACCTCGGAAGGGCCTGAAACAAGACAGAAGGCTCGATTTAATTGTTCCACACTGCCGAGTGGCTTATATTTGGTGACTTTTTTCACGCCGGAAACGAAAATTTCGAAACGGATTAAAGTACAGTAA
- a CDS encoding transporter gives MSDTPIQDPGLGEKYERLTQRIINPDGSFNIYREGMGSALKYLYEYFISVSWFQFILILLLGYVIMNSLFAMTYVLLGINGISGTESLDTQNEFLIALFFSFQTFTTVGYGGLSPMSTSVNLVASFQAMMGFMSFSIATGLLYGRFSKPKADIVYSNRILLSPFKDGYALMFRIINMRHHVLLDMEAKVLLATTREINGIYRRTYSRLDLAIDKIDFFPLNWTVVHPIDEESPFHGKSPQEIVKSNPEVLILIKGFDETFSQVVHSRYSYTHREMVINAKFHPAYTTYPDGSTHINVKDIHKYKKLDGKVGDISFEQVTKEG, from the coding sequence ATGTCGGACACCCCTATTCAGGATCCTGGCCTTGGTGAAAAGTATGAAAGGCTAACTCAAAGAATCATTAATCCAGACGGTAGTTTTAACATCTACCGTGAAGGAATGGGCTCAGCCCTGAAGTACTTGTATGAGTATTTCATTTCGGTCAGCTGGTTTCAGTTTATCCTGATTCTTTTATTGGGTTATGTCATTATGAACTCCCTCTTTGCCATGACCTATGTGCTTCTTGGTATCAACGGTATTTCTGGCACCGAATCTTTGGATACGCAAAATGAATTTTTGATTGCTCTGTTCTTTAGCTTTCAAACCTTTACCACAGTAGGTTATGGTGGATTGTCTCCCATGAGCACCTCGGTTAATCTGGTGGCATCCTTTCAAGCCATGATGGGATTTATGAGTTTCTCCATTGCCACGGGTCTGCTCTACGGTCGTTTTTCCAAGCCCAAGGCAGATATTGTGTATTCCAACCGCATTCTTCTCTCCCCTTTCAAGGATGGATATGCGCTCATGTTTCGCATCATCAATATGCGCCACCACGTATTGCTGGACATGGAGGCCAAAGTGCTTTTAGCCACCACCCGTGAGATTAATGGAATCTACCGACGTACCTACAGCAGACTGGATCTGGCCATCGACAAAATTGACTTCTTTCCTCTCAATTGGACGGTCGTTCACCCCATTGATGAAGAGAGTCCCTTTCATGGAAAATCACCGCAGGAAATCGTTAAATCGAATCCGGAGGTACTGATCTTGATCAAGGGATTTGACGAAACCTTTAGTCAAGTGGTTCATTCCCGGTATTCATACACCCACCGGGAAATGGTGATCAACGCCAAGTTTCATCCGGCTTATACCACTTATCCGGATGGATCGACCCACATTAATGTGAAAGACATTCACAAGTACAAAAAGCTCGACGGCAAGGTCGGGGACATATCTTTCGAACAGGTTACGAAAGAGGGCTGA
- a CDS encoding LysR family transcriptional regulator translates to MNLTLRDIQMVKTIEEEGNLTRAAERLFVSQSALSHQLKKIESELGTSVFRRLNKNLVITPSGKRILESSEVILAEINKMYLDLQAINQGMAGTIRISTECYTCYHWLPPIIKAFREKYPDAEIQVVHRATRQPMDYLKKAQLDVAIVSDSYDSHEYESTPLFSDEMLAVLSEDHPLANKTILNPEDFNGQTMVLYDVEDDNLFFLQEFIKPNGIELKQVMKLELTEAIVEMIAAGLGIGIMANWAVSDYLESKRLVTRPISKKPINRVWYATALQEMNQPLVKNFIQFLEEWYSNQADKPVQVLRQV, encoded by the coding sequence ATGAACTTAACATTACGTGATATTCAGATGGTTAAGACCATCGAAGAAGAAGGCAATTTGACCCGGGCAGCCGAACGATTGTTTGTATCTCAGTCAGCTTTGAGTCATCAATTGAAAAAAATCGAAAGTGAATTAGGCACTTCGGTGTTTCGCCGGTTGAATAAAAACCTGGTAATCACACCATCCGGAAAGCGAATTTTGGAATCTTCCGAAGTGATATTAGCGGAGATCAATAAAATGTACCTCGATTTGCAAGCCATCAATCAAGGAATGGCGGGCACGATCAGAATTAGCACGGAGTGTTACACTTGCTATCATTGGCTTCCGCCAATTATCAAAGCCTTTCGTGAAAAGTATCCCGATGCTGAAATTCAGGTGGTACACCGGGCAACCAGGCAACCGATGGATTACTTGAAAAAAGCCCAATTGGATGTGGCCATTGTTAGCGATTCCTACGATTCTCATGAGTATGAATCTACGCCCTTGTTTTCGGATGAAATGCTGGCTGTTTTATCCGAAGATCATCCCTTGGCTAACAAGACCATTCTGAATCCGGAAGATTTTAATGGACAAACTATGGTCCTTTATGACGTGGAAGACGATAACCTGTTTTTTCTCCAGGAATTTATCAAACCCAATGGTATTGAATTGAAGCAAGTGATGAAACTCGAATTGACGGAGGCCATTGTTGAAATGATTGCTGCGGGCTTGGGAATAGGAATTATGGCCAACTGGGCTGTATCAGACTATTTGGAATCCAAACGATTGGTTACACGGCCCATTTCTAAAAAGCCGATAAATCGGGTATGGTACGCCACGGCCTTGCAGGAAATGAATCAGCCTCTGGTCAAAAATTTCATTCAATTTTTGGAGGAATGGTACTCCAATCAAGCCGATAAACCAGTTCAGGTATTAAGACAAGTTTAA
- a CDS encoding HAMP domain-containing histidine kinase — protein MKRNTIRMIIFAAILLLGGLVVSQVIWIRRAYQLQETQVNHDITMTLKKVSREIQLHQGDSSFLLDPVRQPMPNTFVVRINENLDPYYIETMLTREFKNEEINLDFEYSLYDCFNDSVVYTKAVYINEGQAIQREQPSAAVSWKSNDGHYFSIHFPNKSAMVRSRLNFWIFSSFILLVLITFFGYTISVILKQKRLSEIKNDFINNMTHELKTPISTIALSSDVLMKPGIENNPERLKNYAAIIQQENNRLQKQVEKVLQIATLEKDQVDLNLQQLNLRELIEQVCQSFKPLITSKNGSITCQHNATNFQVLADEIHLTNVLNNLLDNAVKYNHNEPTIKVSTKNTQDTISISIQDNGIGMSPEEQKMIFDKFYRVPTGNVHDVKGFGLGLYYVKSMVQKHHGQIRVNSAKGEGTEFIVEIPLNHD, from the coding sequence ATGAAAAGGAATACTATCCGAATGATCATTTTCGCGGCCATTCTTCTATTGGGAGGATTGGTGGTTTCGCAGGTGATTTGGATTAGAAGAGCCTATCAGCTTCAGGAAACTCAGGTGAACCACGACATCACCATGACCTTGAAAAAGGTTTCCCGGGAAATTCAGCTGCACCAGGGCGATTCTTCTTTTCTGTTGGACCCTGTTCGGCAACCCATGCCCAACACCTTTGTGGTTAGAATCAATGAAAACCTGGATCCCTACTACATCGAAACGATGCTGACCCGGGAATTCAAAAACGAGGAGATTAACCTGGACTTTGAATACAGCCTCTACGATTGTTTTAATGATTCAGTTGTCTATACCAAAGCGGTTTATATTAATGAAGGACAAGCCATTCAACGCGAACAACCTTCGGCCGCGGTAAGTTGGAAAAGTAACGATGGTCATTATTTCTCCATCCACTTTCCGAACAAAAGTGCCATGGTACGCAGCCGGCTCAACTTTTGGATTTTCTCGTCCTTCATTTTGCTGGTTCTCATCACCTTTTTTGGATACACCATTTCGGTTATCCTTAAACAAAAACGGCTGAGCGAAATCAAAAACGATTTCATCAACAACATGACCCACGAGCTAAAAACACCTATTTCAACCATTGCTCTGTCTTCCGACGTGCTGATGAAACCCGGAATCGAAAACAACCCGGAAAGGTTAAAGAATTATGCCGCGATCATTCAGCAAGAAAATAACCGGCTTCAAAAGCAAGTGGAAAAAGTGCTTCAAATTGCCACTCTGGAAAAAGATCAAGTAGATCTCAATTTGCAACAGTTGAATTTGCGGGAATTAATCGAACAAGTCTGTCAATCCTTTAAACCGCTGATTACCAGCAAAAATGGAAGTATCACTTGCCAGCATAATGCAACTAATTTTCAGGTATTGGCCGATGAAATTCACCTGACCAACGTACTGAACAATTTGCTGGACAATGCCGTGAAGTACAACCACAATGAACCCACCATTAAAGTTTCAACTAAGAACACGCAAGACACCATCTCGATCTCGATTCAAGACAACGGAATTGGCATGTCTCCCGAAGAGCAGAAAATGATTTTTGACAAGTTTTACCGGGTTCCAACTGGAAACGTGCATGACGTAAAAGGATTTGGACTGGGACTGTATTACGTCAAATCCATGGTTCAAAAACACCATGGACAGATTCGGGTAAATAGTGCAAAAGGAGAAGGAACAGAATTTATCGTAGAAATACCTCTAAACCATGACTGA
- a CDS encoding MBL fold metallo-hydrolase has product MKKDSRRQFLKSMGMTAALAPLAPGTIASALGNEPQQSGKTTQGLQTCDYRLLRHAAAIFNYNNQKFLIDPMLNQALTNVPLPVSTSELTDLLNSLDAVLLTHAHTDHINLDPWQANLLRDKPFFCQSQADGSYLSSIGINDVRVIDTQATFKDITVRRTGGQHGIGTGWHVSGFVFTAPGNKSVYIAGDTTYAQPVTDALRTYKPDITIVNSGAVGPSNNPWTMTAEDVGSVAKELPSTQIIAVHLEVHPNAKVNRSQLRQYTVDNNISNQVLIPADGESVNLCKVDTTSINQWEGNNSAIKVHPNPFTDQVTLDIPGQLLHIRVIDLNGKRVNTLYTNKWDGKDEKGLDVPNGIYMLVISTEDTIYWQRVLKE; this is encoded by the coding sequence ATGAAAAAAGATTCACGCCGGCAGTTTTTAAAGTCTATGGGAATGACCGCTGCCTTGGCTCCTTTAGCACCAGGAACCATTGCATCAGCGTTGGGAAATGAACCTCAGCAATCCGGAAAGACGACTCAAGGATTACAAACCTGCGATTACCGATTATTGCGGCACGCAGCTGCCATCTTCAATTACAACAATCAAAAGTTTCTGATTGATCCGATGTTGAATCAGGCCCTTACCAATGTGCCTTTGCCGGTAAGCACAAGCGAATTAACGGACTTGCTGAATTCGCTGGATGCCGTATTGCTTACCCATGCTCATACGGACCACATCAACCTGGATCCCTGGCAGGCAAACTTACTTCGAGACAAGCCCTTTTTCTGTCAATCCCAAGCAGATGGGAGCTACTTGTCTTCTATTGGAATAAACGATGTACGCGTCATAGATACTCAAGCTACCTTTAAAGACATTACGGTCCGCAGGACTGGGGGACAGCACGGTATTGGGACGGGTTGGCACGTATCAGGATTTGTATTTACCGCACCGGGTAACAAATCCGTTTATATCGCCGGAGATACGACTTACGCTCAGCCTGTTACCGATGCCTTGCGGACTTACAAGCCCGACATTACCATTGTTAACTCGGGTGCTGTGGGGCCTTCCAACAACCCCTGGACCATGACGGCCGAAGATGTGGGCTCAGTGGCCAAGGAGCTACCAAGTACTCAAATCATTGCCGTGCATTTGGAAGTGCATCCCAATGCCAAGGTAAACCGGAGTCAATTGAGGCAATACACGGTGGACAACAACATCAGTAATCAAGTCCTCATTCCAGCCGATGGTGAATCGGTCAACCTGTGCAAGGTTGATACTACCTCCATCAATCAATGGGAAGGCAACAACTCGGCGATCAAAGTCCACCCTAATCCATTTACAGATCAAGTAACCTTAGACATACCGGGTCAGCTACTCCACATTCGGGTAATCGACCTCAATGGAAAACGAGTAAACACCTTGTACACCAATAAGTGGGATGGAAAGGATGAAAAGGGACTGGATGTTCCGAATGGAATATACATGTTAGTAATTAGCACAGAGGATACCATATACTGGCAACGAGTGCTCAAAGAATAA